In one Streptomyces venezuelae genomic region, the following are encoded:
- a CDS encoding MarR family winged helix-turn-helix transcriptional regulator: MNTPDPDGLLAEQLLRLTRRLQRIQKRHLVPTGITPAQSRLLRTLAHYETPPRMADLAERLEVVPRAVTTLVDGLEAADLVRRAPDPTNRRVIRIELTDAGLKALGELRGARRAAAEDILAPLDAEQRAQLGVLLNALFDVPDVRRC, from the coding sequence ATGAACACCCCGGACCCCGACGGCCTGCTCGCCGAACAGTTGCTCCGACTGACCCGCAGGCTGCAGCGGATCCAGAAACGCCATCTGGTGCCGACCGGCATCACACCCGCGCAGTCCCGCCTCCTGCGCACCCTCGCGCACTACGAGACGCCGCCGCGCATGGCCGATCTCGCCGAGCGCCTGGAGGTCGTGCCCCGCGCCGTGACCACGCTGGTCGACGGCCTGGAGGCCGCCGATCTCGTGCGCCGCGCGCCCGATCCCACCAACCGCCGGGTGATCCGCATCGAGCTCACCGACGCGGGGCTCAAGGCCCTGGGCGAGCTGCGCGGCGCGCGCCGCGCCGCCGCGGAGGACATCCTTGCCCCATTGGACGCCGAACAGCGGGCACAGTTGGGCGTGCTGCTGAACGCGCTGTTCGACGTGCCGGACGTCCGCCGCTGCTGA
- a CDS encoding ABC transporter ATP-binding protein, with product MRHDETTWTPQPPAPGEEPQPRQMRRILRLFRPYRGRLAIVGLLVCAASLVSVATPFLLKEILDTALPQGRTGLLSLLALGMILSAVVTSVFGVLQTLISTSVGQRVMHDLRTAVYGRLQSMSLAFFTRTRTGEVQSRIANDIGGMQATVTSTATSLVSNLTSVVATVVAMLALDWRLTVVSLLLLPVFVWISRRVGRERKKIATQRQKQMAVMAATVTESLSVSGILLGRTMGRADSLTKSFSDESEQLVDLEIRSNMAGRWRMAVITIVMAAMPAVIYWTAGIAFQMGGPTVSIGTLVAFVSLQQGLFRPTVSLLSTGVQIQTSLALFQRIFEYLDLPVDITEPERPVHLDKIKGEVRFDDVEFRYDEKAAPTLQGIDIVIPAGGSLAVVGPTGSGKSTLSHLVPRLYDVTGGRVTLDGVDVRDLDFDTLARAVGVVSQETYLFHASVADNLRFAKPDATDEELFTAARAAQIHDHIASLPEGYDTVVGERGHRFSGGEKQRLAIARTILRDPPVLILDEATSALDTRTERAVQEAIDSLSAGRTTLTIAHRLSTVRGADQIVVLDGGRAAERGTHEELMERDGRYAALVRRDAQLEPAT from the coding sequence ATGCGTCACGACGAAACCACCTGGACGCCGCAGCCCCCTGCCCCCGGCGAGGAGCCCCAGCCGCGCCAGATGCGCCGCATCCTTCGCCTCTTCCGTCCCTACCGAGGCCGCCTCGCGATCGTGGGCCTCCTGGTCTGCGCCGCCTCGCTCGTATCGGTCGCGACTCCGTTCCTGCTGAAGGAGATCCTCGACACCGCCCTGCCACAGGGGCGCACGGGCCTGCTGAGCCTGCTCGCGCTCGGCATGATCCTCAGCGCGGTCGTCACGAGCGTCTTCGGCGTCCTGCAGACCCTGATCAGTACGTCCGTGGGGCAGCGCGTCATGCACGACCTGCGCACCGCGGTGTACGGCAGGTTGCAGAGCATGTCCCTGGCCTTCTTCACCCGCACCCGAACGGGCGAGGTCCAGTCCCGGATCGCCAACGACATCGGCGGTATGCAGGCGACCGTCACCTCCACCGCCACGTCCCTGGTCTCGAACCTCACCAGCGTCGTCGCGACCGTCGTCGCGATGCTGGCCCTTGACTGGCGGCTCACCGTCGTCTCGCTCCTGCTGCTCCCGGTGTTCGTGTGGATCAGCCGTCGCGTCGGCCGTGAGCGCAAGAAGATCGCCACGCAGCGACAGAAGCAGATGGCCGTCATGGCCGCGACCGTCACCGAGTCGCTCTCCGTGAGCGGCATCCTCCTCGGCCGCACGATGGGGCGTGCCGACTCCCTGACCAAGTCCTTCTCCGACGAGTCCGAGCAGCTGGTCGACCTGGAGATCCGGTCCAACATGGCGGGCCGCTGGCGCATGGCCGTCATCACGATCGTGATGGCCGCCATGCCCGCCGTCATCTACTGGACCGCCGGCATCGCCTTCCAGATGGGCGGCCCGACGGTCTCCATCGGCACGCTCGTCGCCTTCGTCTCGCTCCAGCAGGGACTTTTCCGGCCGACCGTGAGCCTGCTGTCGACCGGCGTGCAGATCCAGACCTCGCTCGCGCTCTTCCAGCGCATCTTCGAGTACCTCGACCTGCCCGTCGACATCACCGAGCCCGAGCGGCCGGTGCACCTCGACAAGATCAAGGGCGAGGTCCGCTTCGACGACGTCGAGTTCCGCTACGACGAGAAGGCGGCCCCCACGCTCCAGGGCATCGACATCGTCATACCCGCGGGCGGCAGCCTCGCCGTGGTCGGCCCCACCGGCTCCGGCAAGTCGACGCTGAGCCACCTCGTCCCCCGGCTCTACGACGTCACGGGCGGACGCGTCACCCTCGACGGCGTCGACGTGCGTGACCTCGACTTCGACACCCTCGCACGCGCCGTCGGCGTGGTCTCCCAGGAGACGTACCTCTTCCACGCCTCCGTCGCGGACAACCTGCGCTTCGCCAAGCCCGACGCCACCGACGAGGAGCTCTTCACCGCCGCGCGCGCCGCCCAGATCCATGACCACATCGCGTCCCTCCCCGAGGGGTACGACACGGTCGTCGGCGAGCGCGGCCACCGGTTCTCCGGCGGCGAGAAGCAGCGCCTGGCCATCGCGCGCACCATCCTGCGCGACCCGCCGGTCCTGATACTCGACGAGGCGACCAGCGCCCTCGACACCCGCACGGAGCGGGCCGTGCAGGAGGCCATCGACTCACTGTCGGCGGGCCGGACCACCCTCACCATCGCCCACCGGCTCTCCACCGTCCGCGGCGCCGACCAGATCGTGGTCCTGGACGGCGGCCGGGCCGCGGAGCGCGGCACCCATGAGGAACTCATGGAGCGGGACGGCCGTTACGCCGCCCTGGTTCGCAGAGACGCCCAACTGGAGCCCGCGACATGA
- the mltG gene encoding endolytic transglycosylase MltG → MQTKTPRRGTIRLTRRGRIALIAAGAAAVAAAVAVPLLLPDDDERPETLTIPEGWRSGQVYAAVDKALEVPAGTTKKALPKADLKLPKDAGGNPEGYLFPATYPISSQSTPASVLSYMVNTANKKFGAGQVTAGADRNALNVYQSVTIASMIEAEAGSKDEMGKVARVIYNRLDRGMPLQMDSTINYALNRSTLATSERDTKINSPYNTYARMGLPPTPIGNPGEEAMRAAINPTPGDWLYFVTVKPGDTRFTSDFQEHQKNVGEFNKAK, encoded by the coding sequence ATGCAGACCAAGACTCCGAGACGCGGAACGATTCGACTGACGCGACGGGGCCGGATCGCCCTGATCGCGGCCGGAGCCGCCGCCGTGGCCGCCGCCGTGGCGGTGCCGCTGCTGCTTCCCGACGACGACGAACGGCCCGAGACGCTGACCATCCCCGAGGGGTGGCGTTCCGGCCAGGTGTACGCGGCCGTGGACAAGGCCCTCGAGGTGCCCGCGGGCACCACGAAGAAGGCACTCCCGAAGGCCGACCTCAAACTCCCCAAAGACGCGGGCGGCAACCCCGAGGGATATCTCTTCCCGGCGACGTATCCGATCAGCTCACAGTCGACCCCGGCATCCGTCCTGTCGTACATGGTGAACACGGCCAACAAGAAGTTCGGTGCCGGCCAAGTCACGGCCGGCGCGGACCGGAATGCGCTGAACGTCTACCAGAGCGTCACCATTGCCAGCATGATCGAGGCGGAAGCCGGTTCCAAGGACGAAATGGGCAAGGTCGCCAGGGTCATCTACAACCGCCTCGACCGGGGCATGCCCCTGCAGATGGACTCCACCATCAACTACGCGCTCAACCGCTCGACGCTCGCCACCAGTGAACGCGACACGAAGATCAACAGCCCGTACAACACCTACGCGCGCATGGGCCTGCCACCCACGCCGATCGGCAACCCCGGCGAGGAAGCGATGCGGGCGGCGATCAACCCGACTCCGGGGGACTGGCTCTATTTCGTCACCGTAAAACCAGGAGACACGCGTTTCACATCAGACTTTCAGGAACACCAGAAGAACGTAGGGGAGTTCAACAAGGCGAAGTAG
- a CDS encoding antibiotic biosynthesis monooxygenase produces the protein MAALITRAFPDVRRADAGTILVSSWTLPAPGVQKQAADLAIEKWEHQERPDAMLSFTTFLSENGREVLNYAQWTDDDSQREWTRAARRSHDIGGVERMVLGIERPGEVRYSLHRSYTSEEEADSAPGALVTPTFETEGPDSQRAFIDGVIAILERTRPPGLLAAHFHMSKDGHGVLNHAEWRDMSAWRRFAESGGTVEMGMLIEGLEGVAPAPTQLGVPRYLPYKSLVNVEAP, from the coding sequence ATGGCCGCACTAATAACACGTGCCTTTCCCGATGTCCGGCGGGCGGACGCCGGGACGATCCTCGTCAGCTCCTGGACCCTGCCGGCCCCAGGGGTGCAGAAGCAGGCCGCGGACCTGGCGATCGAGAAGTGGGAACACCAGGAACGCCCGGACGCCATGCTCTCGTTCACCACCTTCCTCAGCGAGAACGGCCGCGAGGTCCTCAACTACGCCCAGTGGACGGACGACGATTCCCAGCGGGAGTGGACGCGCGCGGCCCGGCGCTCCCATGACATCGGCGGGGTCGAGCGCATGGTGCTCGGCATCGAACGGCCAGGCGAGGTGCGCTACTCGCTCCACCGCAGCTACACGTCCGAAGAGGAAGCGGACAGCGCCCCCGGCGCCCTCGTCACCCCCACCTTCGAGACCGAAGGGCCGGACAGCCAGCGCGCGTTCATCGACGGCGTCATCGCGATCCTGGAGCGGACCCGGCCGCCGGGGCTGCTCGCGGCCCACTTCCACATGAGCAAGGACGGGCACGGGGTCCTCAACCACGCCGAGTGGCGGGACATGTCCGCCTGGCGGCGCTTCGCCGAGAGCGGCGGCACGGTCGAGATGGGCATGCTGATCGAGGGCTTGGAGGGCGTCGCTCCGGCTCCGACGCAGCTGGGTGTGCCGCGCTATCTCCCGTACAAGAGCCTGGTGAACGTCGAGGCACCCTGA
- a CDS encoding S8 family peptidase, protein MPSRRRQTAVLLSAALTATGLIVATPSSHAEAAPGSSGGDLRLASGSETAVPDGWIVVLKDSGRLTDSAGTGSGSGSVSGLARELVGRAEGARLGHVYRAALHGFSARMNRAEAARIAADPRVAYVRQDTRVRIDGSKEQAAKGRTAKEQTQPNAPWGLDRIDQRRLPLSTTYTYRTTAPGVSIYIIDTGLRTTHAEFGGRASVGTDTVGDGRNGDDCNGHGTHVGGIAAGKTYGVAKQARPVAVRVLDCQGSGTTSGVVAGIDWVTAKAAKPAVANMSLGGAASDVLDSAVRRSIRSGVTYTVAAGSSGQAGGACNTSPSRVPETISVGASDRGDRRASSSNYGSCVSLFAPGVQIPSAWKDSDTATATLSGTSMATGHAAGAAALHLGFRPTDTPAQVKKGLVDNATTGALQGTPPVTPDKLLYTLYLG, encoded by the coding sequence ATGCCCTCCCGTCGGCGGCAGACAGCGGTGCTGCTCTCCGCCGCGCTGACGGCCACCGGTCTCATCGTCGCCACGCCCTCCTCCCACGCCGAGGCCGCTCCCGGTTCCTCCGGCGGGGACCTGCGGCTTGCCAGCGGTTCCGAGACCGCCGTTCCGGACGGCTGGATCGTCGTGCTGAAGGACTCCGGGCGGCTGACGGACTCCGCCGGGACCGGGTCCGGGTCCGGGTCCGTGTCCGGCTTGGCGCGTGAGCTCGTCGGGCGGGCCGAGGGAGCGCGGCTCGGACATGTGTACCGGGCGGCGCTGCACGGGTTCTCGGCCCGGATGAACCGTGCGGAGGCGGCCCGGATCGCCGCGGATCCCCGTGTCGCGTACGTCCGCCAGGACACCCGTGTCCGTATCGACGGCTCGAAGGAGCAGGCCGCGAAGGGCCGAACCGCGAAGGAGCAGACCCAGCCCAACGCGCCCTGGGGTCTCGACCGCATCGACCAGCGCCGCCTCCCGCTGTCCACCACGTACACCTACCGCACCACCGCCCCCGGCGTGAGCATCTACATCATCGACACCGGGCTGCGCACCACCCACGCGGAGTTCGGCGGGCGCGCCTCCGTCGGGACCGACACCGTCGGCGACGGCAGGAACGGCGACGACTGCAACGGGCACGGCACGCACGTGGGCGGCATCGCGGCGGGGAAGACGTACGGCGTGGCCAAGCAGGCCAGGCCGGTCGCGGTGCGCGTCCTCGACTGCCAGGGGTCGGGCACCACGTCGGGGGTCGTCGCGGGCATCGACTGGGTGACGGCGAAGGCCGCGAAGCCGGCGGTCGCGAACATGAGCCTCGGCGGGGCGGCCAGTGACGTCCTCGACAGCGCGGTGCGGCGCTCCATCCGCTCCGGCGTCACGTACACGGTCGCCGCGGGCAGCTCAGGCCAGGCCGGCGGCGCCTGCAACACCTCGCCCTCCCGCGTGCCGGAGACCATCAGCGTCGGCGCGAGCGACCGCGGCGACCGCCGGGCGTCCTCCTCCAACTACGGCTCATGCGTCTCCCTGTTCGCACCAGGCGTGCAGATACCTTCCGCCTGGAAGGACAGCGACACGGCGACGGCCACCCTCAGCGGTACGTCGATGGCCACCGGGCACGCGGCCGGCGCGGCCGCGCTGCATCTGGGGTTCCGGCCCACGGACACTCCGGCGCAGGTCAAGAAGGGCCTCGTGGACAACGCCACCACAGGAGCGCTGCAGGGCACCCCACCCGTCACGCCGGACAAGCTGCTCTACACGCTGTACCTCGGCTAG
- a CDS encoding NAD(P)-binding domain-containing protein, protein MNDIGVRDASAATTVRDVDVVVIGAGQAGLSAAYHLRRVGYEPDRDFVVLDHAPRPGGAWQFRWPSLTYGKVHGMHALPGMELTGADPARPSSEVVGEYFEEYERRFDLHVRRPVDVRAVREGEAGRLLVETSAGTWSTRALISATGTWDRPFWPRYPGQDSFRGRQLHTAIYPGPEAFAGQRVIVVGGGASGTQHLMEIAPHAASTTWVTRSEPVFREGPFDEDWGRAAVAMVEERVREGLPPRSVVSVTGLPTNDAIRRARAEGVLDRLPMFDRVTPTGVEWTDGRRVDADVILWATGFRPAVDHLAPLRLREPGGGIRLEGTRVAADPRIHLVGYGPSASTIGANRAGRAAVRDVQRLLAGTSVPSPA, encoded by the coding sequence GTGAACGACATCGGGGTACGAGACGCATCCGCCGCAACCACGGTCCGTGACGTGGACGTCGTGGTCATCGGCGCCGGGCAGGCCGGCCTGTCCGCCGCCTACCACCTGCGGCGGGTCGGCTACGAGCCGGACCGCGACTTCGTGGTCCTCGACCACGCTCCCCGGCCCGGCGGTGCCTGGCAGTTCCGGTGGCCGTCCCTGACGTACGGGAAAGTGCACGGGATGCACGCGCTCCCCGGGATGGAGCTGACGGGCGCGGATCCCGCACGCCCGTCGTCCGAGGTCGTCGGGGAGTACTTCGAGGAGTACGAACGACGCTTTGACCTGCACGTACGACGCCCCGTCGACGTGCGCGCAGTCCGTGAGGGCGAGGCCGGCAGACTGCTCGTCGAGACGTCGGCCGGCACGTGGTCGACACGTGCCCTGATCAGCGCGACGGGCACCTGGGACCGGCCGTTCTGGCCTCGCTACCCGGGCCAGGACTCGTTCCGCGGACGCCAGCTGCACACCGCGATCTACCCGGGCCCCGAGGCTTTCGCGGGACAGCGAGTGATCGTCGTGGGCGGCGGCGCCTCGGGCACGCAGCACCTCATGGAGATCGCCCCGCACGCGGCGTCGACCACCTGGGTCACCCGCAGCGAGCCGGTGTTCCGCGAGGGGCCCTTCGACGAGGACTGGGGGCGCGCGGCCGTCGCCATGGTCGAGGAGCGCGTACGCGAGGGCCTGCCGCCGCGGAGCGTGGTGTCCGTGACGGGGCTGCCCACGAACGACGCGATCCGGCGGGCGCGGGCCGAGGGTGTCCTCGACCGGCTGCCGATGTTCGACCGCGTCACACCGACAGGCGTCGAGTGGACCGACGGCCGCCGTGTCGACGCGGACGTGATCCTCTGGGCGACCGGTTTCCGCCCCGCCGTCGACCACCTGGCCCCGCTGCGGCTGCGCGAGCCGGGCGGCGGCATCCGCCTGGAGGGCACGAGGGTCGCCGCGGACCCCCGCATCCACCTGGTCGGATACGGACCGTCGGCCAGCACGATCGGCGCCAACCGCGCGGGGCGCGCGGCGGTGCGCGACGTCCAGCGGCTGCTGGCCGGAACCTCGGTCCCGAGCCCGGCCTAG
- a CDS encoding LLM class flavin-dependent oxidoreductase, with the protein MNVHLHWFLPTGGDGRTLVDRHAYTDGGITRSRVTPVSGVRAPDIEYLAQIAKAAEQLGFEAVLTPTGTWCEDAWLTTVALAQHTERLKFLVAFRPGVISPVLAAQMAATYQRITRGRLLLNVVTGGDSTEQRRFGDHLDHDRRYSRTDEFLSVVRGVWGGKPFDFRGEHFQVDGGLTALPPDPLPEIFFGGSSAAAGPVAARHTDVYLTWGEPPEQVKRKIDWIRGLAEQEGRTVRFGIRLHTISRDSAADAWATANRLLDDLDPDTIAAAQEALGRSESVGQQRMLALHGGSRDKLEISPNLWAGVGLVRGGAGTALVGSHADVADRIEEYHALGVEHFVLSGYPHLEEAYWFGEGVIPELAARGLLPRIPASPLSGVPAANGRPASAPGGAPLLVAGGR; encoded by the coding sequence ATGAACGTCCACCTGCACTGGTTCCTGCCGACGGGCGGCGACGGCCGCACCCTCGTCGACCGGCACGCCTACACCGACGGAGGCATCACACGCTCCCGCGTCACCCCGGTGAGCGGCGTGCGCGCGCCCGACATCGAGTATCTGGCCCAGATCGCCAAGGCCGCGGAGCAGTTGGGGTTCGAGGCCGTGCTCACGCCCACCGGTACGTGGTGCGAGGACGCCTGGCTGACGACGGTCGCGCTCGCCCAGCACACGGAGCGGCTCAAGTTCCTCGTGGCGTTCCGCCCCGGCGTCATCTCCCCCGTGCTGGCCGCGCAGATGGCGGCGACGTACCAGCGCATCACCCGCGGCAGGCTGCTCCTGAACGTGGTGACGGGCGGCGACTCGACCGAGCAGCGGCGGTTCGGCGACCATCTGGACCACGACCGCCGCTACTCCCGCACCGACGAGTTCCTCTCGGTCGTACGAGGGGTGTGGGGCGGCAAGCCGTTCGACTTCCGGGGCGAGCACTTCCAGGTCGACGGCGGGCTCACCGCGCTGCCGCCGGATCCGCTGCCGGAGATCTTCTTCGGGGGCTCGTCGGCCGCTGCGGGGCCGGTCGCGGCCCGGCACACGGATGTGTACCTGACCTGGGGCGAGCCGCCCGAGCAGGTGAAGCGGAAGATCGACTGGATCCGAGGGCTCGCCGAGCAGGAGGGCCGCACGGTCCGGTTCGGCATCCGGCTGCACACGATCTCCCGCGACTCGGCCGCCGACGCCTGGGCGACCGCGAACCGGCTGCTCGACGACCTCGACCCCGACACGATCGCTGCGGCCCAGGAGGCGCTCGGCCGCAGCGAGTCGGTGGGCCAGCAGCGGATGCTCGCGCTGCACGGCGGCTCGCGCGACAAGCTGGAGATCTCGCCGAACCTGTGGGCCGGTGTCGGTCTGGTGCGCGGCGGGGCGGGCACGGCGCTGGTCGGCAGCCATGCCGATGTCGCCGACCGGATCGAGGAGTACCACGCGCTCGGCGTGGAGCACTTCGTACTGTCCGGCTATCCGCACCTGGAGGAGGCGTACTGGTTCGGCGAGGGCGTGATTCCCGAGCTGGCCGCGCGCGGGCTGCTGCCGCGGATCCCGGCGTCGCCGCTGTCCGGTGTGCCGGCGGCGAACGGACGGCCCGCCTCCGCACCGGGCGGCGCGCCGCTCCTGGTCGCGGGCGGCCGCTGA
- a CDS encoding ABC transporter substrate-binding protein, with translation MRRPRPAPAALLLPLALLLAACSGTSSADSSIGGSGGGTDGKGSLTLNVGDQKGGSEAVLRAAGELDDLDYKIRWSTFTSGPPLLEAINAKAVDIGGIGNTPPVFAAGAGSKISVVAASHGAAAGDTILVPDDSPLKKPQQLKGKSVAVAQGSSAHFNLVASLKKAGLDFKDVQVKYLQPADALAAFTSGKVDAWAVWDPYTSQVLRAKTGRVLTDGDGLSNGLAFQAAAPGALADKKKAAAISDYLDRLRRAQDWVYKHPKAWAKVWARDTGLPYEVALDAVKRTNGTRVQVAVDKNVIASEQEIADTFTDLKLIPRRIDFGDFVDTRFNGDLPPSTTEPRSYRKES, from the coding sequence ATGCGACGACCACGCCCCGCCCCCGCCGCCCTGCTCCTCCCCCTGGCCCTGCTGCTCGCCGCCTGCTCCGGCACCTCGTCCGCCGACAGCTCCATCGGCGGCTCGGGCGGCGGCACCGACGGAAAGGGGTCGTTGACCCTCAACGTCGGCGACCAGAAGGGCGGTTCGGAGGCCGTGCTGCGCGCGGCCGGAGAGCTCGACGACCTCGACTACAAGATCCGCTGGTCCACCTTCACCTCCGGACCGCCGCTCCTGGAGGCCATCAACGCCAAGGCCGTCGACATCGGCGGCATCGGCAACACCCCGCCCGTCTTCGCGGCCGGCGCGGGGTCGAAGATCTCCGTGGTGGCGGCGAGCCACGGCGCGGCCGCCGGTGACACGATCCTCGTGCCGGACGACTCACCGCTGAAGAAGCCGCAGCAGCTGAAGGGCAAGTCCGTTGCCGTGGCGCAGGGTTCGTCCGCGCATTTCAATCTGGTCGCGTCCCTGAAGAAGGCCGGGCTCGACTTCAAGGACGTACAGGTCAAGTATCTGCAGCCGGCCGACGCGCTCGCCGCGTTCACCAGCGGCAAGGTGGACGCCTGGGCCGTCTGGGACCCGTACACCTCGCAGGTCCTGCGGGCGAAGACCGGCCGCGTCCTGACCGACGGCGACGGGCTGTCGAACGGCCTCGCCTTCCAGGCGGCGGCGCCCGGCGCCCTCGCCGACAAGAAGAAGGCCGCCGCGATCTCCGACTACCTGGACCGGCTCCGCAGGGCGCAGGACTGGGTATACAAGCACCCCAAGGCGTGGGCGAAGGTCTGGGCGCGGGACACCGGCCTCCCCTACGAGGTCGCGCTCGACGCCGTCAAGCGCACCAACGGCACCCGCGTCCAGGTGGCCGTGGACAAGAACGTCATCGCGTCCGAGCAGGAGATCGCGGACACCTTCACCGATCTGAAGCTGATCCCGCGCCGCATCGACTTCGGCGACTTCGTCGACACCCGCTTCAACGGCGACCTGCCGCCCTCCACCACCGAGCCGCGCTCGTACCGCAAGGAGTCCTGA
- a CDS encoding ABC transporter ATP-binding protein: MATDVHRPVTTTVPSVPSVSSAVRVDGLTRTFDGRAVIDDLHLDVRPGEFVALLGRSGCGKSTLLRILAGLDRDIEGTVLVPRRKAVAFQAPRLMPWKRVWRNVLLGLPGRPDRDVAEQALTEVGLKHRTNAWPKTLSGGEAQRASLARALVREPDLLLLDEPFGALDALTRIKAQRLVDELWQRRGCAVLLVTHDVEEAVLLADRVLVMDDGVIAYETEIDLERPRGISDPRFGELRAELLERLGVEAPAKGSIEAPAKGSVEAPAKGSVEAPIDVPASSAEESTKVPAEAAAP, encoded by the coding sequence ATGGCGACCGACGTTCACCGGCCGGTGACCACGACTGTGCCTTCCGTGCCCTCCGTGTCCTCCGCCGTCCGCGTCGACGGCCTCACCCGCACCTTCGACGGTCGTGCCGTCATCGACGACCTGCACCTCGACGTGCGTCCCGGCGAGTTCGTGGCACTCCTCGGCCGCAGCGGCTGCGGCAAGTCGACACTGCTGCGCATCCTCGCCGGGCTCGACCGTGACATCGAGGGCACCGTGCTCGTGCCGCGCCGCAAGGCCGTCGCGTTCCAGGCGCCCCGGCTGATGCCGTGGAAGCGGGTGTGGCGCAACGTGCTGCTCGGGCTGCCGGGCAGGCCCGACCGGGACGTCGCCGAGCAGGCCCTGACCGAGGTGGGCCTGAAGCACCGCACCAACGCCTGGCCCAAGACCCTGTCCGGCGGCGAGGCCCAGCGCGCCTCGCTGGCCCGCGCGCTGGTGCGCGAGCCTGATCTGCTCCTGCTCGACGAGCCGTTCGGCGCGCTGGACGCGCTGACGCGCATCAAGGCCCAGCGTCTCGTCGACGAGTTGTGGCAGCGGCGCGGATGCGCGGTCCTCCTCGTCACGCACGACGTCGAGGAGGCGGTGCTCCTCGCCGACCGGGTCCTGGTCATGGACGACGGCGTCATCGCGTACGAGACGGAGATCGACCTGGAACGGCCGCGCGGCATCTCCGACCCCCGCTTCGGCGAGCTCCGCGCGGAGCTGCTCGAACGCCTCGGCGTCGAGGCGCCCGCCAAGGGGTCCATCGAGGCGCCCGCCAAGGGGTCCGTCGAGGCGCCCGCCAAGGGGTCCGTCGAGGCGCCCATCGACGTGCCCGCCTCGTCCGCCGAGGAGTCCACCAAGGTGCCCGCCGAAGCCGCCGCCCCCTGA
- a CDS encoding ABC transporter permease produces MSISHAPPHPSSPDISPKTGSDPELETGPEPEPELELEALVPSSTRRARVPRWLRRTSGPLALLALWQVLSATGVLAGDVLASPGTVARVAGDLIENGSLQNAMGVSLQRVALGLLFGTVVGTTLALVSGLFRIGEDLVDASVQMLRTVPFVGLIPLFIIWFGIGEAPKIAIITLGVSFPLYLNVYAGIRGVDAQLIEAGESLGLSRWGLVRHVILPGALPGAMTGLRYSLGISWLALVFAEQVNADAGLGFLMVQARDFLRTDVIVVCLVVYAFLGLTADFVVRTLERLLLQWRPTFTGR; encoded by the coding sequence GTGAGCATCAGTCACGCCCCGCCGCATCCATCCTCACCCGACATATCCCCTAAAACGGGTTCTGATCCTGAGCTTGAGACCGGGCCCGAGCCTGAGCCTGAGCTCGAACTCGAAGCCCTCGTCCCCTCCTCCACCCGCCGCGCCCGCGTCCCCCGCTGGCTGCGCCGCACCTCGGGACCGCTCGCGCTGCTCGCGCTCTGGCAGGTCCTGAGCGCCACCGGCGTACTCGCCGGTGACGTGCTCGCCTCGCCCGGGACCGTCGCCCGCGTCGCCGGCGATCTCATCGAGAACGGATCCCTGCAGAACGCGATGGGCGTCTCCCTGCAGCGCGTCGCGCTCGGGCTGCTCTTCGGGACCGTCGTCGGGACGACGCTCGCGCTCGTCTCCGGGCTCTTCCGCATCGGCGAGGACCTCGTGGACGCCAGCGTGCAGATGCTGCGCACCGTGCCGTTCGTCGGGCTGATCCCGCTGTTCATCATCTGGTTCGGCATCGGCGAGGCACCGAAGATCGCGATCATCACGCTCGGTGTCTCGTTCCCGCTCTACCTCAACGTGTACGCCGGGATCCGAGGCGTCGACGCCCAGTTGATCGAGGCCGGGGAGTCGCTCGGCCTGTCGCGGTGGGGCCTCGTGCGGCACGTCATCCTGCCGGGCGCGCTGCCCGGTGCCATGACAGGGCTGCGCTACTCGCTGGGCATCTCCTGGCTCGCCCTCGTCTTCGCCGAGCAGGTCAACGCCGACGCCGGTCTCGGCTTCCTCATGGTCCAGGCCCGCGACTTCCTGCGCACCGACGTGATCGTCGTCTGCCTGGTCGTCTACGCCTTCCTCGGCCTGACGGCCGACTTCGTCGTCCGAACCCTCGAAAGGCTGCTGCTGCAATGGCGACCGACGTTCACCGGCCGGTGA
- a CDS encoding putative leader peptide: MLRSALLTTRGHIDLLRVASSACRRGR, encoded by the coding sequence ATGTTGCGTTCAGCCCTGCTCACCACGCGCGGTCACATCGACCTGCTGCGGGTGGCCTCCTCCGCGTGTCGTCGCGGCCGCTGA